Proteins from one Acidobacteriota bacterium genomic window:
- the rpsG gene encoding 30S ribosomal protein S7, producing the protein MPRRREVPKREILADPVYNSQLVTKFVNVLMEDGKKAVAERILYDALESIGERSGDDPMKVFKRAVENVKPAVEVKSRRVGGSTYQVPIEVRPGRRLALSMRWIIAAAKGRGEKTMRQRLAGELSEAAEGRGGAVKKREDTHRMADANKAFSHYRW; encoded by the coding sequence ATGCCGAGAAGACGTGAAGTCCCCAAGCGCGAGATCCTTGCCGATCCGGTCTACAACTCGCAGTTGGTCACCAAGTTCGTGAACGTCCTGATGGAGGACGGTAAGAAGGCGGTGGCCGAGCGCATTCTCTACGATGCCCTTGAGTCCATCGGCGAGCGCTCCGGCGACGATCCCATGAAGGTCTTCAAGCGCGCCGTCGAGAACGTCAAGCCGGCGGTCGAGGTGAAGTCCCGCCGCGTCGGCGGCTCGACCTACCAGGTGCCCATCGAGGTGCGCCCGGGGCGCCGCCTGGCCCTGTCCATGCGCTGGATCATCGCCGCCGCCAAGGGGCGCGGTGAGAAGACCATGCGTCAACGCCTGGCGGGCGAGCTCTCGGAAGCCGCCGAGGGGCGTGGTGGCGCGGTCAAGAAGCGGGAAGACACCCATCGCATGGCGGATGCCAACAAGGCGTTCTCCCACTATCGCTGGTAG
- the rpsL gene encoding 30S ribosomal protein S12, with protein sequence MPTIQQLVRKGRQRIKSKTKSPALQACPQRRGVCVRVYTQTPKKPNSALRKVARVRLTNGIEVTTYIPGVGHNLQEHSIVLIRGGRVKDLPGVRYHVIRGTLDAVGVDGRRQGRSKYGAKRPKA encoded by the coding sequence ATGCCTACGATTCAACAGCTGGTGCGCAAGGGCCGCCAGCGCATCAAGTCGAAGACGAAGAGCCCGGCTCTGCAAGCTTGCCCGCAGCGTCGCGGTGTTTGCGTGCGCGTCTATACCCAGACGCCGAAGAAGCCGAACTCGGCGCTGCGTAAGGTGGCCCGTGTGCGGTTGACCAACGGCATCGAGGTGACGACTTATATCCCGGGTGTGGGCCACAACCTGCAGGAGCACTCGATCGTCCTGATTCGTGGCGGTCGTGTGAAGGATCTGCCCGGTGTTCGCTATCACGTGATCCGTGGCACCTTGGACGCCGTTGGCGTCGACGGTCGCCGTCAGGGTCGCTCGAAGTACGGCGCGAAGCGTCCGAAGGCCTAG
- a CDS encoding DUF3524 domain-containing protein has product MLALEPYYGGSHRAFLDGWRDHSRHRWTLLTLPAYKWKWRMRHAPVTFAERWRDLPAQRWDVLLASDMLDLATFRGLVPLLAAVPAVLYFHENQLTYPVRRGHEGDGHFAFTNLTSALAARELWFNSAFHRDELMAAWDGWLRRFPDHQPLGSLAGLASRLRVEPPGIAEPWALERRSDGSPLRVLWAARWEHDKAPETFFAGVEAALDAGADLELSVLGESFRDQPPVFEQARQRWGGRIRHWGWLEEREAYQRALAEADVFVSTARHEFFGLSAVEAVAAGAFPLLPRRLAYPEVFADFGADSFYGSGIPEDEGERLAQRLVELEGRHRGGSLWQGDRDRGRRAMARYSWSNRAPALDRALEVVADGSYEDLKR; this is encoded by the coding sequence GTGCTCGCTCTCGAGCCCTACTACGGCGGCAGTCATCGCGCCTTCCTCGACGGTTGGCGGGACCACAGCCGGCATCGATGGACTCTGCTCACACTGCCGGCCTACAAGTGGAAGTGGCGCATGCGCCATGCTCCGGTCACCTTCGCGGAGCGCTGGCGCGATCTGCCGGCTCAGCGATGGGACGTGCTGTTGGCGAGCGACATGCTCGACCTGGCGACCTTCCGGGGCCTGGTCCCGCTGCTGGCGGCGGTGCCGGCGGTGCTCTACTTCCACGAGAATCAGCTCACCTATCCGGTGCGCCGGGGGCATGAGGGCGATGGTCACTTCGCCTTCACCAACTTGACCAGCGCTCTGGCGGCCCGCGAGCTGTGGTTCAACTCCGCCTTTCATCGCGATGAGCTGATGGCGGCCTGGGATGGCTGGCTGCGGCGCTTTCCAGATCATCAGCCCTTGGGCTCCCTCGCCGGCCTCGCCTCGCGTCTGCGCGTCGAGCCTCCGGGGATCGCCGAGCCTTGGGCGCTGGAGCGCCGGTCTGACGGCTCACCGCTGCGCGTTCTGTGGGCAGCGCGGTGGGAGCACGACAAGGCTCCGGAGACCTTCTTCGCGGGGGTCGAGGCCGCCCTCGACGCCGGTGCCGACCTCGAGCTCTCGGTGCTGGGCGAGAGCTTTCGCGATCAGCCGCCGGTGTTCGAGCAGGCTCGCCAGCGTTGGGGAGGGCGTATTCGTCACTGGGGCTGGCTGGAGGAGCGCGAGGCATACCAGCGAGCTCTCGCCGAGGCGGATGTCTTCGTGTCGACGGCGCGCCACGAGTTCTTCGGCCTGAGCGCCGTCGAGGCGGTGGCTGCTGGCGCCTTCCCGCTGCTGCCGCGGCGATTGGCCTATCCGGAGGTGTTCGCTGATTTCGGTGCCGACTCTTTCTATGGCTCGGGGATCCCGGAGGACGAGGGTGAGCGCCTGGCGCAGCGGCTGGTCGAGCTCGAGGGGCGCCATCGCGGTGGCTCGCTTTGGCAGGGCGATCGCGATCGGGGGCGTCGGGCGATGGCGCGCTACAGCTGGTCAAACCGGGCTCCGGCTTTGGACAGAGCTCTGGAGGTGGTCGCCGACGGTTCTTACGAGGATCTGAAGCGCTGA
- a CDS encoding alpha-amylase family glycosyl hydrolase: MYFPFSREIRRRLEIAPDFIGDLAASRQLARRLDHDRQVALHPERGVRAGLLYALFELQRWSERLFDHYVHQVDGELWRRAHAWLEDRFGPRAVAAMLERFRELFGGGEPPRPQVEADGVSEPAGDDFVDLAAVLQLWLVNRNPAMADLRDLFDDQELEEATGYGAMVASLEELFVQLPPLDGESLWDHCQRPQRQVPASLRDQLELVTGFEAGTAEQASAQLLALDVLREEERPVFVHGGPPPPPPEVSLEALQEGEERFSADRRWMPELVLVAKNVLVWLHQLSQTWKRDITTLDGIPDDELDRLAERGFTGLWLIGVWQRSAASRTIKHRAGNPAAGASAYAVYAYEVADELGGEAALDDLRERAWQRGLRLACDMVPNHFGIDSDWVQRFPERFLTRPDCPFPNYTFEGPDLSSNPAVGLYLEDGYWDRSDAAVVFRRVDRQRDEVRYLYHGNDGTVTPWNDTAQLDYLQPAVQEAVIELILEVAGRFPVIRFDAAMTLAKRHIQRLWYPLPGHGGDIPSRAEFALEDEDFQRLMPEEFWRRVVDRVAEEAPDTLLLAEAFWLMESYFVRSLGMHRVYNSAFMHMLRAEENDKLHRSLEKILEFEPGILQRHVNFLSNPDEETAVEQFGQQDKYFAACVLLVTLPGLPLFGHGQWEGLSEKYGMEYRRSFRDEAPDPGLVAHHDRVITPLLARRRLFAEVEQFRLLEFATAAGHDRNVFAFVNRQGEERVVVWVHHRAGETRGRVSRSVPFVDREGEKPRRETLGEALAITPRPDRYWIFRDLVAGGERLISAQRLAEDGLEARLGSYEARVYGDFRCVRDLDGRYRELAEALDGDAVDDVESAIRRRRGSPLREPFSLLLERVLAEPEADGPELVAAMTAAYAAAALSATASRKADDAAIGGDAIGDIDAADTESAPPLGPSQEVDRVAPVGESMPPGGGDGVNRAVVRGRENLRAVNRLGAGDEATERWRSQDAGADQRALRLWAVVEPLSVIAPARGRDLLDDGLLVPVLEDLLAGTDESTVAALRLFADRRQWWQGSAPRSGPLAMVDRWIEDAAVRRLLQLHRFDGESWFRQEGYRGWMQWLVAMAAVATAANQPVPAFVGPLLEDLMAAEEPSGYRWQTLREILGAPAPTGSAQEQAVEEGEGLPSGREAAAPGDPQPGGPAEEPSADEP; the protein is encoded by the coding sequence GCCGGCCTGCTCTATGCCCTCTTCGAGCTCCAGCGCTGGTCGGAGCGGCTGTTCGATCACTATGTCCATCAGGTCGACGGCGAGCTCTGGCGCCGAGCCCATGCCTGGCTCGAGGATCGTTTCGGGCCGCGCGCGGTGGCGGCGATGCTGGAGCGCTTTCGCGAGCTCTTCGGGGGTGGCGAGCCGCCGCGACCACAGGTCGAGGCCGATGGCGTTTCGGAGCCGGCCGGTGACGATTTCGTCGATCTTGCCGCCGTGCTGCAGCTCTGGCTGGTCAATCGCAATCCCGCGATGGCCGACCTGCGGGACCTGTTCGACGATCAGGAGCTCGAGGAGGCGACCGGTTACGGCGCCATGGTGGCGAGCCTCGAGGAGCTCTTCGTCCAGCTCCCGCCCCTCGACGGCGAGAGCCTTTGGGACCATTGCCAGCGTCCCCAGCGCCAGGTGCCGGCTTCGCTGCGCGATCAGCTCGAGCTGGTGACCGGTTTCGAAGCGGGGACTGCGGAACAGGCGAGTGCTCAGCTCCTGGCTCTCGACGTGCTGCGTGAGGAGGAGCGGCCGGTGTTCGTCCACGGCGGCCCGCCACCTCCGCCGCCGGAAGTCAGCCTCGAAGCGCTGCAGGAAGGGGAGGAGCGCTTCAGCGCCGACCGCCGCTGGATGCCCGAGCTGGTCTTGGTGGCGAAGAACGTCCTGGTCTGGCTGCACCAGCTTTCGCAGACCTGGAAGCGCGACATCACCACCCTCGACGGGATCCCCGACGACGAGCTCGATCGGCTGGCGGAGCGAGGCTTCACCGGTCTCTGGCTGATCGGCGTCTGGCAGCGCAGCGCCGCTTCCCGAACGATCAAGCACCGCGCCGGCAATCCGGCGGCGGGAGCCTCCGCCTACGCCGTCTATGCCTACGAGGTCGCCGACGAGCTCGGCGGTGAGGCCGCCCTCGACGATCTGCGAGAGCGTGCCTGGCAGCGCGGTTTGCGCCTGGCATGCGACATGGTGCCGAATCATTTCGGCATCGATTCCGACTGGGTGCAGCGCTTTCCGGAGCGCTTTTTGACCCGCCCCGACTGTCCCTTTCCCAACTACACCTTCGAGGGTCCGGACCTGTCGTCGAACCCCGCCGTCGGGCTCTATCTCGAGGATGGCTATTGGGACCGCAGCGACGCGGCGGTGGTCTTTCGGCGGGTCGATCGCCAGCGCGACGAGGTGCGCTACCTCTACCACGGCAATGACGGCACCGTGACGCCGTGGAACGACACCGCCCAGCTCGACTATCTCCAGCCGGCGGTGCAGGAGGCGGTGATCGAGCTCATCCTGGAGGTCGCCGGTCGCTTCCCGGTGATTCGCTTCGATGCCGCCATGACCTTGGCGAAGCGTCATATTCAGCGTCTCTGGTATCCCCTGCCGGGGCACGGTGGCGACATCCCGAGCCGTGCCGAGTTCGCCCTCGAAGACGAGGACTTTCAGCGCCTGATGCCGGAGGAGTTCTGGCGTCGGGTGGTTGATCGGGTCGCCGAAGAGGCGCCGGACACGCTGCTGCTGGCCGAGGCCTTCTGGTTGATGGAGAGCTATTTCGTTCGCAGCTTAGGGATGCATCGGGTGTACAACAGCGCCTTCATGCACATGCTGCGAGCCGAGGAGAACGACAAGCTCCATCGCTCCCTCGAGAAGATCCTCGAGTTCGAGCCCGGAATCCTGCAGCGCCACGTCAACTTCCTCTCCAATCCCGACGAAGAAACCGCCGTCGAGCAGTTTGGTCAGCAGGACAAGTACTTCGCCGCCTGCGTGCTGCTGGTCACGCTGCCGGGGCTGCCGCTGTTCGGGCACGGTCAATGGGAGGGGTTGAGCGAGAAGTACGGCATGGAATATCGGCGGAGCTTTCGCGACGAGGCCCCGGATCCCGGTCTGGTGGCTCACCACGATCGCGTCATCACGCCGCTGCTGGCGCGTCGGCGCTTGTTCGCCGAAGTCGAGCAGTTTCGGCTGCTGGAGTTCGCCACCGCCGCAGGCCACGATCGCAACGTCTTCGCCTTCGTCAATCGCCAGGGCGAGGAGCGAGTGGTGGTCTGGGTCCACCACCGGGCCGGCGAGACCCGTGGGCGGGTGAGCCGCAGTGTGCCCTTCGTTGATCGCGAGGGCGAGAAGCCCCGGCGCGAGACCCTCGGGGAAGCCCTCGCCATCACGCCGCGCCCGGATCGCTACTGGATCTTCCGGGATCTGGTCGCCGGCGGTGAGCGGCTGATCTCGGCGCAACGTCTCGCGGAGGACGGGCTCGAAGCCCGCCTGGGCTCCTATGAAGCCCGCGTCTACGGTGATTTTCGCTGTGTCCGAGACCTCGATGGTCGCTATCGCGAGCTCGCCGAGGCCCTCGACGGCGATGCCGTGGATGACGTCGAATCGGCGATCCGGCGGCGACGGGGGTCTCCTCTGCGCGAGCCCTTCTCCCTACTACTGGAGCGGGTTTTGGCGGAGCCCGAGGCGGATGGGCCGGAGCTGGTCGCGGCGATGACCGCGGCCTATGCCGCGGCGGCGCTGAGCGCCACTGCGAGTCGGAAGGCCGATGACGCTGCGATCGGTGGCGATGCGATTGGCGACATCGATGCTGCTGACACCGAGAGCGCCCCGCCTCTGGGGCCCTCCCAGGAGGTCGACCGGGTCGCCCCGGTGGGGGAGTCGATGCCGCCCGGTGGGGGCGATGGGGTGAATCGGGCGGTGGTGCGGGGACGTGAGAATCTGCGAGCCGTGAACCGGCTTGGGGCTGGCGACGAAGCGACGGAGCGCTGGCGGAGCCAGGACGCCGGGGCCGACCAGCGGGCCCTTCGCCTATGGGCGGTCGTCGAGCCGCTGTCCGTCATCGCTCCGGCGCGCGGCCGCGACTTGCTCGATGATGGCCTCCTCGTGCCAGTGCTCGAAGACCTGCTCGCCGGCACCGACGAGTCCACCGTCGCTGCTCTGCGCCTGTTCGCCGATCGGCGCCAGTGGTGGCAAGGCTCGGCTCCTCGCTCCGGCCCCCTGGCGATGGTCGACCGGTGGATCGAGGACGCTGCCGTCCGTCGTCTGCTACAGCTCCACCGCTTCGATGGCGAGTCTTGGTTTCGGCAAGAAGGCTACCGCGGCTGGATGCAGTGGCTGGTGGCGATGGCGGCGGTGGCGACGGCGGCGAACCAGCCGGTACCGGCCTTCGTCGGCCCCCTGCTCGAGGATCTGATGGCGGCGGAGGAGCCCTCCGGTTATCGCTGGCAGACGCTGCGCGAGATCCTCGGGGCGCCGGCGCCCACAGGGTCGGCGCAAGAGCAGGCAGTGGAGGAGGGAGAAGGCCTGCCGTCTGGTCGCGAGGCGGCTGCGCCTGGCGATCCCCAGCCCGGAGGTCCTGCCGAGGAGCCATCCGCTGACGAGCCCTGA